A genomic region of Bradyrhizobium sp. ORS 278 contains the following coding sequences:
- a CDS encoding CDP-alcohol phosphatidyltransferase family protein, translating to MTIPHSIPNLITLGRILLVPIVVWAIAAGEMEVAFIVFVIAGVSDAVDGFLARRFNLRSELGALLDPLADKALLVSIFVTLGIWGAIPRWIVILVVSRDIMIVAAVIVSWLFDRPVAMKPLMVSKLNTGAQVGFAALVLASLSFGFEPKPYDSVLMVLVTAFTLVSVGLYLVDWVRHMNTIEVR from the coding sequence GTGACCATTCCCCACAGTATTCCCAACCTGATCACGCTGGGCCGAATCCTGCTGGTTCCGATCGTGGTGTGGGCCATCGCGGCCGGCGAGATGGAGGTTGCCTTCATCGTGTTCGTCATCGCCGGGGTCAGCGACGCCGTGGACGGCTTCCTGGCCCGGCGCTTCAACCTGCGCTCCGAGCTCGGCGCCCTGCTCGACCCGCTGGCCGACAAGGCGCTGCTGGTCTCGATCTTCGTCACGCTCGGCATCTGGGGCGCCATCCCGCGCTGGATCGTCATCCTGGTGGTCTCGCGCGACATCATGATCGTCGCCGCCGTGATCGTCTCCTGGCTGTTCGACCGGCCGGTCGCAATGAAGCCGTTGATGGTGTCGAAGCTGAACACCGGGGCGCAGGTGGGATTTGCCGCGCTGGTGCTGGCATCGCTCAGCTTCGGCTTCGAGCCCAAGCCCTATGACAGTGTGCTGATGGTGCTGGTGACGGCCTTTACCCTTGTATCCGTCGGGCTTTACCTGGTGGATTGGGTGCGCCACATGAATACCATCGAGGTGCGGTGA
- the purM gene encoding phosphoribosylformylglycinamidine cyclo-ligase has product MTERKNGLTYADSGVDIDAGNRLVDLIKPMVRATARPGADAEIGGFGGLFDLKAAGFKDPVLVAATDGVGTKVKIAIETGLHGGIGIDLVAMSVNDLVVQGAEPLFFLDYFACGKLDPEATASIVAGIAEGCRESGCALIGGETAEMPGLYQDGDYDLGGFAVGAAERGTLLPSPDIAAGDIVLGLASSGVHSNGYSLVRKIVAQSGLGFDAPAPFAPVLTLGAALLTPTRLYVKSCLRAIRETGAVKGLAHITGGGFTDNIPRVLPKHLAVSIDLTHLPVLPVFKWLAEQGGLAERELLRTFNCGIGMIVIVRADAVDAVAEVFTANGEHVARLGEVVAATGEERVIYTGALDLSL; this is encoded by the coding sequence ATGACCGAGCGCAAAAACGGGCTCACTTATGCAGATTCGGGCGTCGATATCGACGCCGGCAATCGTCTGGTCGATCTGATCAAGCCGATGGTGCGCGCGACCGCGCGCCCGGGCGCGGACGCCGAGATCGGCGGCTTCGGCGGCCTGTTCGACCTCAAGGCGGCCGGCTTCAAGGACCCCGTCCTGGTGGCGGCCACTGACGGCGTCGGCACCAAGGTCAAGATCGCGATCGAGACCGGGCTGCATGGCGGCATCGGCATCGACCTCGTGGCGATGTCGGTGAACGACCTCGTGGTGCAGGGCGCCGAGCCGCTGTTCTTCCTCGACTACTTCGCCTGCGGCAAGCTCGACCCGGAGGCGACCGCCTCGATCGTCGCCGGCATCGCCGAAGGCTGCCGGGAGTCCGGCTGCGCGCTGATCGGCGGCGAGACGGCGGAAATGCCGGGCCTCTACCAGGATGGCGACTACGACCTCGGCGGTTTCGCTGTCGGCGCCGCTGAGCGCGGCACGCTGCTGCCGTCGCCCGACATCGCGGCCGGCGATATCGTGCTCGGCCTGGCCTCGTCCGGCGTGCATTCAAACGGCTATTCGCTGGTGCGCAAGATCGTCGCCCAGTCGGGCCTCGGCTTCGATGCGCCGGCGCCGTTCGCGCCAGTGCTGACGCTCGGCGCGGCGCTGCTGACGCCGACGCGGCTCTACGTGAAATCGTGCCTGCGCGCCATCCGTGAGACCGGTGCTGTGAAGGGCCTGGCGCATATCACCGGCGGCGGCTTCACCGACAACATTCCGCGCGTGCTGCCGAAGCATCTCGCCGTCTCCATCGACCTGACGCATCTGCCGGTGCTGCCGGTGTTCAAATGGCTGGCCGAGCAAGGCGGCCTTGCCGAGCGCGAGCTGTTGCGCACCTTCAATTGCGGGATCGGCATGATCGTGATCGTCAGGGCCGACGCGGTCGACGCCGTCGCCGAGGTGTTCACCGCCAATGGCGAGCATGTCGCGCGGCTCGGCGAGGTCGTCGCAGCCACGGGCGAGGAGCGCGTGATCTACACCGGCGCGCTCGATTTGTCGCTGTGA
- the purN gene encoding phosphoribosylglycinamide formyltransferase, producing MKRRVAILISGRGSNMAALIRAAAAPDFPAEIAVVISNRADAAGLQKAAESGIAVQVIESKPFGKDRAGFEAKLQAALDARGVELICLAGFMRLFTADFVQRWYGRMLNIHPSLLPSFPGLDPHGQALRAGVKLSGATVHFVIPETDAGPIVMQGAVVVRDDDTPDTLSERILGVEHRIYPEALKLLARDLVRLEGDLCRTSATEQADQVLIWPMVS from the coding sequence ATGAAGCGCCGCGTCGCGATCCTGATTTCCGGCCGCGGGTCCAACATGGCCGCACTCATCCGCGCGGCGGCCGCGCCGGATTTCCCGGCCGAGATCGCGGTGGTGATCTCCAACCGTGCCGATGCCGCGGGCCTGCAGAAGGCTGCGGAGAGCGGCATCGCCGTCCAGGTGATCGAGAGCAAACCGTTCGGCAAGGACCGCGCCGGTTTTGAGGCCAAGCTGCAGGCCGCGCTCGATGCGCGCGGCGTCGAGCTGATCTGTCTCGCCGGCTTCATGCGGCTGTTCACCGCCGACTTCGTGCAGCGCTGGTACGGCCGGATGCTGAACATCCATCCCTCGCTGCTCCCATCGTTCCCCGGCCTCGATCCGCACGGCCAGGCGCTGCGCGCCGGCGTGAAGCTCTCCGGCGCGACAGTCCATTTCGTGATTCCGGAGACCGATGCCGGCCCGATCGTGATGCAGGGCGCCGTGGTGGTGCGTGACGACGACACGCCCGACACGCTGTCGGAGCGCATCCTCGGCGTCGAGCATCGCATCTATCCGGAAGCGCTGAAGCTGCTGGCGAGAGATCTCGTGCGCCTCGAAGGCGATCTGTGCCGCACGTCGGCGACGGAGCAGGCGGATCAGGTGTTGATCTGGCCGATGGTCTCGTAG
- a CDS encoding cold-shock protein, which produces MPTYKGSVKWFNPTKGYGFIKPTGGDKDVFVHISAVERAGLTTLNENQAIEYDLVESRGKTSAENLKLS; this is translated from the coding sequence ATGCCGACCTACAAAGGCAGCGTGAAATGGTTCAACCCGACCAAGGGCTATGGCTTCATCAAACCGACCGGCGGAGACAAGGACGTCTTCGTCCATATCTCGGCCGTCGAGCGTGCCGGACTGACCACGCTCAACGAGAACCAGGCGATCGAATATGATCTGGTCGAGAGCCGCGGCAAGACCTCGGCTGAGAATCTCAAGCTCTCTTGA
- a CDS encoding LysR family transcriptional regulator — protein MRQHLHRGAASTQRGKSDETLNASWEDLRAFLLCTRHQSFRNAAEVLGLTGTTLMRKIDRLEYELGCKLFIRDQTGLSLSDEGRALLFDVEQMERLSFNIFRRAALSTDTRGSVRVAVTEGPGNFWILPRLIDFQRTYRKITVDLSCAMQQADVSRLEADISIQFERPTNPDVIVSKLGRLHIYGFVSEAYRDAHGLPSSLADLRNHRIIKQHGVQLDETGYARILGLDSLEGIVGISTNSSVAVLYAVERSAGIGFLPTSVVALGAPLVPVDLGVNYHMDLWLTYHKEFRNSDRHKVVIEWLKHIFDARIHACFRDEFIHPLDLVPLMGSSQDVVGFSGYVAPKPV, from the coding sequence ATGCGGCAACATTTGCATCGGGGTGCTGCATCTACGCAGCGCGGAAAATCTGACGAAACGCTTAATGCCTCATGGGAAGATTTAAGAGCATTTCTCCTTTGTACGCGGCACCAGAGTTTCAGGAACGCAGCGGAGGTTCTCGGCCTGACGGGTACGACATTGATGCGCAAGATCGACCGGCTCGAATACGAGCTCGGATGCAAACTCTTCATCCGCGATCAAACCGGACTATCGCTCAGCGATGAGGGGCGTGCTCTGCTGTTCGACGTCGAGCAGATGGAACGGCTCAGCTTCAACATTTTCCGGCGCGCCGCGCTCTCGACCGATACGCGCGGATCGGTGCGCGTGGCCGTGACCGAAGGCCCCGGCAATTTCTGGATCCTGCCGCGACTGATCGACTTCCAGCGCACCTATCGCAAGATCACGGTCGATCTCAGCTGCGCGATGCAGCAGGCCGACGTTTCGCGGCTCGAGGCCGATATCTCGATTCAGTTCGAACGGCCGACCAACCCGGACGTCATCGTCAGCAAGCTCGGCCGGCTGCACATCTACGGCTTCGTCTCCGAGGCCTATCGCGATGCTCATGGACTGCCGTCATCGCTGGCCGATCTCAGGAACCATCGTATCATCAAGCAGCACGGCGTGCAGCTCGACGAGACGGGATATGCGCGCATTCTCGGCCTCGACTCGCTCGAAGGAATCGTCGGCATCTCCACCAATTCCAGCGTGGCCGTACTCTACGCCGTCGAACGCAGCGCCGGCATCGGCTTCCTTCCGACCTCGGTGGTCGCGCTGGGAGCGCCGCTCGTTCCCGTCGATCTCGGCGTCAACTACCACATGGATCTGTGGCTGACCTATCACAAGGAGTTTCGTAACTCCGACAGGCACAAGGTGGTGATCGAGTGGCTGAAGCACATTTTCGATGCGAGGATTCATGCCTGCTTCCGCGACGAGTTCATCCATCCGCTGGACCTGGTGCCGCTCATGGGCAGTTCACAAGACGTCGTCGGCTTCAGCGGCTATGTCGCCCCAAAGCCGGTCTGA
- a CDS encoding GNAT family N-acetyltransferase: MHGISSVKMTKSNSRAISVRIARDPNDLMLVTAIRSAVYLTEQDCPMEEEFDGNDLVAAHFLGFVGKEPAGCVRVRFFGEFAKVERLAVRHQYRRSRLSFKLVREALDYCRRKGFKKAYGHAQDRLVDFWAHFGAKPLGHNRKLTFSDFSYTEMVLDLEPCDDAITLDSDPYLIIRPEGDWDRPGVLDLSAGRPASSPLRDFAAARS, from the coding sequence ATGCACGGCATTAGTTCGGTCAAGATGACGAAATCGAATTCACGCGCGATCTCGGTCCGCATCGCGCGTGATCCGAACGATCTGATGCTCGTGACGGCCATCCGCTCGGCGGTCTATCTGACGGAGCAGGATTGTCCGATGGAGGAAGAGTTCGACGGCAACGATCTCGTCGCGGCGCACTTTCTCGGCTTCGTCGGCAAAGAGCCGGCCGGATGCGTGCGTGTACGCTTCTTCGGCGAGTTCGCCAAGGTCGAGCGGCTCGCGGTCCGTCATCAGTATCGGCGGTCGCGGCTGTCCTTCAAGCTGGTGCGTGAGGCGCTCGATTATTGCCGGCGCAAGGGTTTCAAGAAGGCTTATGGACATGCGCAGGATCGTCTTGTCGACTTCTGGGCGCATTTCGGCGCCAAGCCGCTCGGTCATAATCGCAAGCTGACCTTCTCCGACTTCTCCTACACGGAGATGGTGCTGGATCTCGAACCGTGCGACGACGCGATCACGCTCGACAGCGATCCCTACCTGATCATCCGGCCCGAAGGTGATTGGGATCGGCCCGGCGTTCTGGATCTCTCGGCTGGCCGGCCGGCGTCCTCGCCGCTGCGTGACTTCGCCGCAGCGAGATCGTGA
- a CDS encoding isochorismatase family protein, with product MSNRDLFGGSEMDPPVLMCADLQCEYLAEGRKHLIADGDVIMARCRQLIALWRDNLWPVVHLKRIAQAAWFNPASNLTNWIDDFKPRPSEIAFDHPLPSAYSSARFADYMSNMRSIRCVVLGFSLDETILSTVVDGFHRSHRYQVIGDAVACRKACAGDAAAYKQVVTRVIGNFAGVLDSAELIGASGRLAV from the coding sequence ATGTCGAACCGCGATCTGTTCGGCGGCAGCGAGATGGATCCGCCGGTCCTGATGTGTGCAGACCTGCAGTGCGAATATCTCGCCGAGGGACGCAAGCATCTGATCGCCGACGGGGACGTCATCATGGCGCGCTGCCGACAACTGATCGCGCTGTGGCGCGACAATCTATGGCCCGTCGTCCACCTCAAGCGGATCGCCCAGGCGGCGTGGTTCAACCCGGCCTCCAACTTGACGAACTGGATCGACGACTTCAAGCCGAGGCCGAGTGAGATTGCGTTCGATCACCCATTGCCGTCGGCCTACAGCTCGGCGCGCTTTGCCGACTACATGTCGAACATGCGCAGCATCCGCTGCGTCGTGCTCGGCTTCTCGCTCGATGAGACGATCCTGTCCACGGTCGTCGACGGTTTCCATCGCAGCCATCGCTATCAGGTGATCGGTGATGCGGTCGCCTGCCGCAAGGCCTGCGCCGGCGATGCCGCCGCCTACAAGCAAGTGGTCACTCGGGTGATCGGCAATTTCGCCGGCGTGCTCGACAGTGCCGAGCTGATTGGCGCGAGCGGGCGGCTGGCCGTCTGA
- the rnd gene encoding ribonuclease D, with translation MDLITTTADLAAACARLAQHPVITVDTEFLRETTYYPLLCVVQMASQDEAVVIDALAEGIDLKAFFELMANEKVLKVFHAARQDIEIIWHRAGIVPHPIFDTQVAAMVLGYGDSIAYDQLVERITGHRPDKTHRFTDWSRRPLTKEQAHYAEADVTHLRDVFAALDTDLKKRGRSDWVSEEMEILTSPKTYDFHPERAWERLKTRVRKPKELAVLIEVAAWREQEAQSRDVPRSRVMKDDAVGDIATHAPTTIEKLGNLRSLPKGFERSKWGSDIVAAVQRGLARDLAGLPKLEKPRNNSNGAAIVELLKVLLRMTSERHAVASKVIATVDDLEQIAADDQADVAALQGWRRELFGEAALALKHGKLALAIDKGRVVRVDRP, from the coding sequence ATGGACTTGATCACCACCACCGCGGACCTCGCAGCCGCCTGCGCCCGCCTCGCCCAACACCCGGTCATCACCGTCGATACCGAGTTCCTGCGGGAGACCACCTACTACCCCCTGCTCTGCGTCGTGCAGATGGCGAGCCAGGACGAGGCCGTGGTGATCGACGCGCTCGCCGAGGGCATCGATCTCAAGGCGTTCTTCGAGCTGATGGCCAATGAGAAGGTCCTCAAGGTCTTCCACGCCGCCCGCCAGGATATCGAGATCATCTGGCACCGCGCCGGCATCGTGCCGCACCCGATCTTCGACACCCAGGTCGCCGCAATGGTGCTGGGATACGGCGACAGCATCGCCTACGATCAGTTGGTCGAACGCATTACCGGTCACCGCCCGGACAAGACCCACCGCTTCACCGACTGGTCGCGCCGGCCGCTCACCAAGGAGCAGGCGCATTACGCCGAGGCCGACGTCACCCATCTGCGCGACGTGTTCGCCGCGCTCGATACGGATCTCAAGAAGCGCGGCCGTAGCGACTGGGTCAGCGAGGAGATGGAGATCCTGACCTCGCCGAAGACCTACGACTTCCATCCCGAGCGCGCCTGGGAACGGCTGAAGACCCGCGTCCGCAAGCCGAAGGAATTAGCTGTCCTGATCGAGGTCGCCGCCTGGCGCGAGCAGGAGGCGCAGAGCCGCGACGTGCCGCGCAGCCGTGTCATGAAGGACGACGCCGTCGGCGATATCGCCACGCACGCTCCGACGACGATCGAGAAGCTCGGCAATCTGCGTTCGCTGCCCAAAGGCTTCGAGCGCTCGAAATGGGGCTCCGACATCGTCGCCGCCGTGCAGCGCGGGCTCGCCCGCGACCTCGCTGGTCTGCCCAAGCTGGAGAAGCCGCGCAACAATTCCAACGGGGCCGCGATCGTCGAGCTGCTGAAAGTCCTGCTACGCATGACCTCCGAGCGTCACGCCGTCGCCAGCAAGGTGATCGCCACCGTCGATGATCTCGAGCAGATCGCGGCCGACGACCAGGCCGACGTCGCGGCGCTGCAGGGCTGGCGCCGCGAGCTGTTCGGCGAGGCTGCGCTGGCGCTGAAGCATGGCAAGCTCGCGCTCGCCATCGACAAGGGCCGCGTCGTCAGGGTCGACCGGCCCTGA
- a CDS encoding YdiU family protein produces the protein MTVHFPFQNSYVALPDNFFARVAPTPVAAPRLIKLNRPLAEELGLNPAELETPEGAEILAGKTVPEGAEPIAMAYAGHQFGHFVPQLGDGRAVLLGEVVDRNGVRRDIQLKGSGPTPFSRRGDGRAALGPVLREYIVSEAMAALGIPTTRSLAAVVTGEQVYRGTALPGAVLTRVATSHIRVGTFQYFAARQDVEAVRRLADHVIGRHYPDLAGTERPYHALLAAVISRQAKLIADWLLVGFIHGVMNTDNTSVSGETIDYGPCAFMDAYDPKQVFSSIDEFGRYAFANQPRIAMWNLTRLAECLLPLFGDDKDQAIKEAETALDGFAAQFTEAHQAGLRRKLGLFTQRDGDQPLAQALFDAMALAKADFTLTFRRLSDAAGSGDLSVVRALFEDPTGFDEWAARWQQRLAVEPQTPAERRAAMRKVNPAFIPRNHRIEAVITAAVENDDYAPFEELHAVLAKPYDDQPDRADYAEPPQPEERVLQTFCGT, from the coding sequence ATGACCGTGCATTTCCCCTTCCAGAACTCCTACGTCGCGCTGCCGGACAATTTCTTCGCCCGGGTGGCCCCCACTCCCGTCGCCGCGCCGCGCCTAATCAAGCTGAACCGGCCGCTGGCCGAGGAGCTCGGGTTGAACCCGGCCGAGCTGGAGACGCCCGAAGGCGCCGAGATCCTGGCCGGCAAGACCGTGCCGGAGGGCGCCGAGCCGATCGCGATGGCTTATGCCGGCCACCAGTTCGGGCATTTCGTCCCGCAGCTCGGCGACGGAAGGGCGGTGCTGCTCGGCGAGGTGGTCGACCGCAACGGCGTCCGCCGCGACATCCAGCTCAAGGGCTCCGGCCCGACCCCGTTCTCGCGCCGCGGCGACGGCCGGGCGGCGCTCGGGCCGGTGCTGCGCGAATACATCGTCAGCGAGGCCATGGCCGCGCTGGGCATCCCGACCACCCGGTCGCTGGCCGCCGTCGTAACCGGCGAGCAGGTCTATCGCGGGACGGCGCTCCCCGGCGCAGTGCTGACCCGCGTCGCGACCAGCCACATCCGGGTCGGCACGTTCCAGTATTTCGCCGCCCGCCAGGACGTCGAGGCCGTGCGCCGGCTCGCCGACCACGTGATCGGCCGGCACTATCCGGATCTCGCCGGCACGGAGCGGCCGTATCATGCCCTGCTGGCTGCCGTGATCAGCCGCCAGGCGAAGCTGATTGCCGACTGGCTCCTGGTCGGCTTCATTCATGGCGTCATGAACACTGACAACACGTCGGTGTCAGGCGAGACCATCGATTACGGCCCCTGCGCGTTCATGGACGCTTATGACCCCAAGCAGGTGTTCTCCTCGATCGACGAGTTCGGCCGCTACGCCTTCGCCAACCAGCCGCGCATCGCGATGTGGAACTTGACCCGGCTGGCCGAATGCCTGCTGCCGCTGTTCGGCGACGACAAGGACCAGGCGATCAAGGAAGCGGAGACTGCGCTCGACGGCTTCGCGGCCCAGTTCACGGAAGCCCACCAGGCGGGCCTGCGCCGCAAGCTCGGCCTGTTCACGCAACGCGACGGCGACCAGCCGCTGGCGCAAGCGCTGTTCGATGCGATGGCGCTGGCCAAGGCGGACTTCACCCTGACATTCCGCAGGCTCAGCGATGCCGCCGGCAGTGGCGATCTCAGCGTGGTCCGGGCGCTGTTCGAGGATCCCACGGGGTTCGACGAATGGGCCGCCCGCTGGCAGCAGCGCCTCGCCGTGGAACCGCAGACGCCCGCCGAGCGGCGCGCGGCGATGCGCAAGGTCAATCCGGCCTTCATCCCGCGCAACCACCGCATCGAGGCGGTGATCACGGCGGCAGTCGAGAACGATGACTATGCGCCCTTTGAGGAACTCCATGCCGTGCTGGCGAAGCCCTACGACGATCAGCCGGACCGGGCCGATTATGCCGAGCCGCCGCAGCCCGAGGAGCGCGTGCTGCAGACCTTCTGTGGCACCTGA